In Phalacrocorax aristotelis chromosome 6, bGulAri2.1, whole genome shotgun sequence, one DNA window encodes the following:
- the RTCA gene encoding RNA 3'-terminal phosphate cyclase, producing MDGDRVEIDGGIMEGGGQILRVSTALSCLLGLPLRVRRIRAGRSQPGLRPQHLSGLEVIRDLCEGKLDGGEIGSTEITFTPGKIKGGTHIADTKTAGSVCLLMQVAMPCVLFAASPSELHLKGGTNAEMAPQIDYTVMVFKPIVEKFNFTFNCDIKKRGYYPQGGGEVVVQMSPVKELSPINLTERGTVTKIYGRAFVAGALPIKLAKDMAAAAVRCIRKEIRDLYINIQPVREPDDQAFGTGSGIIVVAETSTGCLLAGSSLGKRGKNSDKVGIEAAEILLRNLKHGGTVDDSLQDQLIIFMALAKGVSRVKSGPITLHTQTAIHFAEQLTKAKFTVTKSEEEDPGKDAYIIECQGMGMINPNL from the exons ATGGACGGGGACCGGGTGGAGATAGACGGCGGGATCATGGAGGGG GGCGGGCAGATCTTGCGGGTGTCCACGGCCTTGAGCTGCCTGCTGGGCCTGCCGCTGCGGGTGCGCCGGATCCGCGCCGGCAGGAGCCAGCCCGGCCTCAG GCCTCAGCATCTGTCTGGGTTGGAGGTCATTCGAGATCTGTGTGAGGGGAAGCTGGACGGTGGAGAAATTGGCTCAACAGAAATAACCTTCACTCCTGGGAAGATCAAAGGTGGAACCCACATAGCAGATACCAAAACAGCAGG GAGTGTGTGTCTACTGATGCAGGTAGCAATGCCCTGTGTGCTGTTTGCTGCTTCCCCATCAGAGCTCCATTTAAAAGGTGGGACTAATGCTGAGATGGCTCCTCAGATAGACTACACAGTCATG gttttcaagCCAATAGTTGAAAAGTTCAATTTCACATTTAATTGTGACATAAAAAAGAG GGGCTACTATCCTCAGGGAGGTGGTGAAGTTGTAGTCCAGATGTCACCAGTGAAAGAGTTGAGCCCTATAAACTTAACAGAACGTGGCACGGTGACAAAGATCTATGGAAGGGCTTTTGTTGCTGGAGCACTGCCTATAAAA CTCGCAAAAgacatggcagcagcagcagtgagatgcatcagaaaagaaatcagagatCTTTACATTAACATTCAGCCTGTTCGAGAACCTGATGATCAAGCCTTTGGGACTGGAAGCGGAATAAT CGTTGTTGCAGAGACCTCAACAGGCTGTTTGTTAGCTGGGTCATCACTTGGCAAGAGAG GAAAGAATTCTGACAAAGTTGGCATCGAAGCAGCTGAGATACTGCTTAGGAATCTTAAACATGGTGGAACTGTGGATGATTCTCTGCAAGACCAA ctGATCATTTTTATGGCACTAGCGAAGGGAGTGTCTAGAGTGAAAAGTGGGCCCATTACACTCCACACTCAAACAGCGATACACTTTGCAGAGCAGCTAACAAAG GCCAAATTTACTGTGACAAAATCAGAAGAGGAGGATCCAGGTAAAGATGCCTACATCATTGAGTGCCAAGGAATGGGGATGATAAACCCAAACCTATag
- the DBT gene encoding lipoamide acyltransferase component of branched-chain alpha-keto acid dehydrogenase complex, mitochondrial isoform X2: protein MAAVTALRSSWRAAGRLVCIHRVRSCSSIRFIKSKYVCVFDKSALKFSHQQRLFRTSAVSCGQIVQFKLSDIGEGITEVTVKEWYIKEGDSVSQFDSICEVQSDKASVTITSRYDGIIRKLHYNLDDIAFVGKPLVDIEIDISKGVAPEEDVVETPPMSHEEHTHQEIKGHKTLATPAVRRLAMENNIKLSEVVGTGKDNRILKEDILNYLAKQTGAILPPSPKAEIIPPLPKSETVPAAPKDKARKTPVPVSRPIVFSGKDKTEPITGFHKAMVKTMSAALKIPHFGYCDEIDLTQLVELREELKPVAQIRGVKLSFMPFFIKAASLGLLQYPILNASLDESCQNVTYKASHNIGVAMDTEQGLIVPNVKNVQVCSIFEIASELNRLQSLGAAGQLGTNDLTGGTFTLSNIGTIGGTYTKPVILPPEVAIGALGKIQVLPRFNGKGEVFKAQIMNVSWSADHRIIDGATMARFSNLWKSYLENPASMLLDLK, encoded by the exons ATGGCGGCGGTGACCgctctgaggagcagctggcgAGCGGCGGGGCGCCTG GTCTGCATTCATCGTGTTAGATCGTGCAGCAGCATTCGAtttataaaatcaaaatatgtgTGCGTGTTTGACAAATCTGCCCTCAAGTTTAGTCATCAACAGCGATTATTCAGAACATCTGCTG TTTCATGTGGCCAAATTGTCCAGTTTAAGCTTTCTGACATTGGAGAAGGGATTACAGAGGTGACCGTAAAAGAATG GTATATAAAAGAAGGTGATAGCGTGTCTCAGTTTGATAGCATCTGCGAAGTACAAAGCGATAAAGCTTCCGTTACTATTACAAGTCGTTACGATGGCATCATTAGAAAACTCCATTACAATTTAGATGACATTGCTTTTGTTGGAAAACCACTAGTGGACATTGAAATCGATATTTCAAAAG GTGTTGCCCCAGAAGAAGATGTTGTTGAAACACCTCCGATGTCCCATGAAGAGCACACTCACCAAGAGATAAAAGGTCACAAAACATTAGCAACCCCGGCAGTTCGTCGTCTGGCCATGGAGAACAAT ATTAAATTGAGTGAAGTTGTTGGAACAGGGAAAGATAACAGAATCCTTAAAGAAGATATACTCAATTACTTGGCCAAACAAACAGGAGCTATTTTACCTCCATCACCGAAGGCTGAAATTATCCCACCTTTGCCAAAATCAGAGACTGTGCCAGCTGCTCCAAAGGACAAAGCACGCAAAACACCTGTGCCTGTTTCCAGGCCCATtgtgttttcaggaaaagataAAACTGAACCTATAACAG GTTTTCACAAGGCAATGGTGAAGACTATGAGCGCAGCCCTGAAGATACCTCACTTCGGTTATTGTGATGAGATTGATTTGACTCAGCTTGTTGAGTTGCGAGAAGAGCTGAAACCTGTAGCACAAATCCGTGGAGTTAAGCTTTCCTTTATGCCTTTCTTCATAAAG GCAGCCTCTCTGGGGTTACTGCAGTATCCCATTCTTAACGCTTCCTTGGATGAAAGCTGTCAAAATGTCACATACAAG GCTTCGCACAACATTGGAGTTGCTATGGACACAGAGCAAGGTTTAATTGTCCcaaatgtgaaaaatgttcAAGTCTGTAGCATCTTTGAGATTGCTTCTGAATTAAATCGCCTGCAGTCCTTGGGCGCTGCAGGCCAACTGGGAACAAATGACCTCACTGGGGGAACGTTCACCCTTTCAAATATTGGCACA attGGTGGCACTTACACCAAACCAGTGATACTACCTCCTGAAGTAGCTATTGGAGCACTTGGAAAGATACAG GTTCTTCCTCGGTTTAATGGAAAAGGTGAAGTATTTAAAGCACAGATAATGAATGTGAGTTGGTCAGCTGATCACCGCATCATTGATGGAGCTACAATGGCCCGGTTTTCAAACTTGTGGAAATCTTACTTGGAGAACCCTGCTTCGATGCTGCTAGACCTTAAATAA
- the LRRC39 gene encoding leucine-rich repeat-containing protein 39 isoform X1 has translation MAETAVCVGTFTAVKTLWEVRIHKINEELQREKEFRQRCAGRLLLVWEERAALAKLKEKVINEGGRAILRIEEEEWKTLPSCLLKLVHLQEWQLHRTSLQKIPQFIGRFHNLVVLDLSRNSIESVPKEIGQLTRLQELLLSYNRIKSVPKEISNCVSLERLELAVNRSICDLPPQLSDLKKLSHIDLCMNQFTTIPSALLNMPNLEWLDMGGNKLQKLPDAIDRMENLHTLWLQRNEINSLPETIGNMKNLSTLVLSNNKLRDIPACMKSMASLRFVNFRDNPLELEVTLPPCENTEEEEQREMFGIEFMHVYIQESLKRTGMDFLMNSNPSVIQGGRQG, from the exons ATGGCCGAAACTGCAGTTTGCGTTGGAACGTTCACTGCTGTGAAGACACTTTGGGAAGTGAGAATACACAAGATAAATGAAGAAttacagagagaaaaggaattCAGACAGAGGTGTGCAGGAAG GCTACTACTTGTCTGGGAGGAGAGAGCTGCTTTAGCAAAGCTCAAGGAAAAAGTGATTAATGAAGGTGGAAGAGCAATTTTAAGGATAGAGGAAGAAGAATGGAAG ACATTACCTTCGTGCTTACTGAAATTAGTCCATCTCCAGGAGTGGCAGCTTCACAGAACTAGCTTGCAGAAAATTCCTCAGTTCATTGGAAGATTTCACAATCTTGTTGTTCTGGATCTATCCCGGAACTCAATTGAAAGTGTACCTAAAGAAATTG GCCAGCTGACTCGCCTTCAAGAGCTGCTTCTCAGTTACAACAGAATAAAGTCTGTTCCTAAGGAAATAAGTAACTGCGTCAGCCTGGAAAGATTGGAACTGGCTGTCAACAGGAGCATCTGTGATCTTCCTCCTCAG ctcaGTGATTTAAAGAAGCTTTCACACATAGATTTGTGCATGAATCAGTTTACTACCATCCCTTCAGCTCTTCTCAACATGCCAAATCTAGAATGGTTAGATATGGGGGGGAATAAACTCCAGAAGCTTCCTGATGCAATTGACAG AATGGAAAATCTCCACACCTTATGGCTCCAAAGGAATGAGATAAACTCTTTGCCAGAAACCATTGGTAATATGAAAAATCTTAGTACTCTTGTTCTTAGCAACAACAAACTTAGGGATATTCCAGCTTGTATGAAGAGCATGGCAAGTCTGAG ATTTGTCAACTTCAGAGACAACCCGCTGGAGTTAGAGGTAACACTCCCTCCATGTGAGAACACAGAAGAGGAGGAGCAACGGGAAATGTTTGGCATTGAATTCATGCACGTGTATATCCAGGAGTCACTCAAGAGAACAGGTAtggattttttaatgaattctaATCCCTCTGTAATacagggaggaaggcaaggataA
- the DBT gene encoding lipoamide acyltransferase component of branched-chain alpha-keto acid dehydrogenase complex, mitochondrial isoform X3 — protein sequence MSHEEHTHQEIKGHKTLATPAVRRLAMENNIKLSEVVGTGKDNRILKEDILNYLAKQTGAILPPSPKAEIIPPLPKSETVPAAPKDKARKTPVPVSRPIVFSGKDKTEPITGFHKAMVKTMSAALKIPHFGYCDEIDLTQLVELREELKPVAQIRGVKLSFMPFFIKAASLGLLQYPILNASLDESCQNVTYKASHNIGVAMDTEQGLIVPNVKNVQVCSIFEIASELNRLQSLGAAGQLGTNDLTGGTFTLSNIGTIGGTYTKPVILPPEVAIGALGKIQVLPRFNGKGEVFKAQIMNVSWSADHRIIDGATMARFSNLWKSYLENPASMLLDLK from the exons ATGTCCCATGAAGAGCACACTCACCAAGAGATAAAAGGTCACAAAACATTAGCAACCCCGGCAGTTCGTCGTCTGGCCATGGAGAACAAT ATTAAATTGAGTGAAGTTGTTGGAACAGGGAAAGATAACAGAATCCTTAAAGAAGATATACTCAATTACTTGGCCAAACAAACAGGAGCTATTTTACCTCCATCACCGAAGGCTGAAATTATCCCACCTTTGCCAAAATCAGAGACTGTGCCAGCTGCTCCAAAGGACAAAGCACGCAAAACACCTGTGCCTGTTTCCAGGCCCATtgtgttttcaggaaaagataAAACTGAACCTATAACAG GTTTTCACAAGGCAATGGTGAAGACTATGAGCGCAGCCCTGAAGATACCTCACTTCGGTTATTGTGATGAGATTGATTTGACTCAGCTTGTTGAGTTGCGAGAAGAGCTGAAACCTGTAGCACAAATCCGTGGAGTTAAGCTTTCCTTTATGCCTTTCTTCATAAAG GCAGCCTCTCTGGGGTTACTGCAGTATCCCATTCTTAACGCTTCCTTGGATGAAAGCTGTCAAAATGTCACATACAAG GCTTCGCACAACATTGGAGTTGCTATGGACACAGAGCAAGGTTTAATTGTCCcaaatgtgaaaaatgttcAAGTCTGTAGCATCTTTGAGATTGCTTCTGAATTAAATCGCCTGCAGTCCTTGGGCGCTGCAGGCCAACTGGGAACAAATGACCTCACTGGGGGAACGTTCACCCTTTCAAATATTGGCACA attGGTGGCACTTACACCAAACCAGTGATACTACCTCCTGAAGTAGCTATTGGAGCACTTGGAAAGATACAG GTTCTTCCTCGGTTTAATGGAAAAGGTGAAGTATTTAAAGCACAGATAATGAATGTGAGTTGGTCAGCTGATCACCGCATCATTGATGGAGCTACAATGGCCCGGTTTTCAAACTTGTGGAAATCTTACTTGGAGAACCCTGCTTCGATGCTGCTAGACCTTAAATAA
- the LRRC39 gene encoding leucine-rich repeat-containing protein 39 isoform X2, producing the protein MAETAVCVGTFTAVKTLWEVRIHKINEELQREKEFRQRCAGRLLLVWEERAALAKLKEKVINEGGRAILRIEEEEWKTLPSCLLKLVHLQEWQLHRTSLQKIPQFIGRFHNLVVLDLSRNSIESVPKEIGQLTRLQELLLSYNRIKSVPKEISNCVSLERLELAVNRSICDLPPQLSDLKKLSHIDLCMNQFTTIPSALLNMPNLEWLDMGGNKLQKLPDAIDRMENLHTLWLQRNEINSLPETIGNMKNLSTLVLSNNKLRDIPACMKSMASLRFVNFRDNPLELEVTLPPCENTEEEEQREMFGIEFMHVYIQESLKRTGSLESCTSGPSPIINANE; encoded by the exons ATGGCCGAAACTGCAGTTTGCGTTGGAACGTTCACTGCTGTGAAGACACTTTGGGAAGTGAGAATACACAAGATAAATGAAGAAttacagagagaaaaggaattCAGACAGAGGTGTGCAGGAAG GCTACTACTTGTCTGGGAGGAGAGAGCTGCTTTAGCAAAGCTCAAGGAAAAAGTGATTAATGAAGGTGGAAGAGCAATTTTAAGGATAGAGGAAGAAGAATGGAAG ACATTACCTTCGTGCTTACTGAAATTAGTCCATCTCCAGGAGTGGCAGCTTCACAGAACTAGCTTGCAGAAAATTCCTCAGTTCATTGGAAGATTTCACAATCTTGTTGTTCTGGATCTATCCCGGAACTCAATTGAAAGTGTACCTAAAGAAATTG GCCAGCTGACTCGCCTTCAAGAGCTGCTTCTCAGTTACAACAGAATAAAGTCTGTTCCTAAGGAAATAAGTAACTGCGTCAGCCTGGAAAGATTGGAACTGGCTGTCAACAGGAGCATCTGTGATCTTCCTCCTCAG ctcaGTGATTTAAAGAAGCTTTCACACATAGATTTGTGCATGAATCAGTTTACTACCATCCCTTCAGCTCTTCTCAACATGCCAAATCTAGAATGGTTAGATATGGGGGGGAATAAACTCCAGAAGCTTCCTGATGCAATTGACAG AATGGAAAATCTCCACACCTTATGGCTCCAAAGGAATGAGATAAACTCTTTGCCAGAAACCATTGGTAATATGAAAAATCTTAGTACTCTTGTTCTTAGCAACAACAAACTTAGGGATATTCCAGCTTGTATGAAGAGCATGGCAAGTCTGAG ATTTGTCAACTTCAGAGACAACCCGCTGGAGTTAGAGGTAACACTCCCTCCATGTGAGAACACAGAAGAGGAGGAGCAACGGGAAATGTTTGGCATTGAATTCATGCACGTGTATATCCAGGAGTCACTCAAGAGAACAG GAAGTCTGGAAAGTTGTACTTCTGGTCCTTCTCCTATCATAAATGCTAACGAATAA
- the DBT gene encoding lipoamide acyltransferase component of branched-chain alpha-keto acid dehydrogenase complex, mitochondrial isoform X1: protein MLKTHGKHYETSHLEIVQRFDVRLVIIFTGVLFSGSSKKIISKFYSFELLEVCIHRVRSCSSIRFIKSKYVCVFDKSALKFSHQQRLFRTSAVSCGQIVQFKLSDIGEGITEVTVKEWYIKEGDSVSQFDSICEVQSDKASVTITSRYDGIIRKLHYNLDDIAFVGKPLVDIEIDISKGVAPEEDVVETPPMSHEEHTHQEIKGHKTLATPAVRRLAMENNIKLSEVVGTGKDNRILKEDILNYLAKQTGAILPPSPKAEIIPPLPKSETVPAAPKDKARKTPVPVSRPIVFSGKDKTEPITGFHKAMVKTMSAALKIPHFGYCDEIDLTQLVELREELKPVAQIRGVKLSFMPFFIKAASLGLLQYPILNASLDESCQNVTYKASHNIGVAMDTEQGLIVPNVKNVQVCSIFEIASELNRLQSLGAAGQLGTNDLTGGTFTLSNIGTIGGTYTKPVILPPEVAIGALGKIQVLPRFNGKGEVFKAQIMNVSWSADHRIIDGATMARFSNLWKSYLENPASMLLDLK, encoded by the exons ATGCTAAAAACACATGGAAAGCATTATGAAACTTCACATTTAGAAATAGTTCAGAGATTTGATGTGCGCCTTGTGATCATCTTCACAG GTGTGCTGTTTTCTGGCTCCTCTAAGAAGATAATTTCTAAATTTTACAGTTTTGAGCTACTTGAG GTCTGCATTCATCGTGTTAGATCGTGCAGCAGCATTCGAtttataaaatcaaaatatgtgTGCGTGTTTGACAAATCTGCCCTCAAGTTTAGTCATCAACAGCGATTATTCAGAACATCTGCTG TTTCATGTGGCCAAATTGTCCAGTTTAAGCTTTCTGACATTGGAGAAGGGATTACAGAGGTGACCGTAAAAGAATG GTATATAAAAGAAGGTGATAGCGTGTCTCAGTTTGATAGCATCTGCGAAGTACAAAGCGATAAAGCTTCCGTTACTATTACAAGTCGTTACGATGGCATCATTAGAAAACTCCATTACAATTTAGATGACATTGCTTTTGTTGGAAAACCACTAGTGGACATTGAAATCGATATTTCAAAAG GTGTTGCCCCAGAAGAAGATGTTGTTGAAACACCTCCGATGTCCCATGAAGAGCACACTCACCAAGAGATAAAAGGTCACAAAACATTAGCAACCCCGGCAGTTCGTCGTCTGGCCATGGAGAACAAT ATTAAATTGAGTGAAGTTGTTGGAACAGGGAAAGATAACAGAATCCTTAAAGAAGATATACTCAATTACTTGGCCAAACAAACAGGAGCTATTTTACCTCCATCACCGAAGGCTGAAATTATCCCACCTTTGCCAAAATCAGAGACTGTGCCAGCTGCTCCAAAGGACAAAGCACGCAAAACACCTGTGCCTGTTTCCAGGCCCATtgtgttttcaggaaaagataAAACTGAACCTATAACAG GTTTTCACAAGGCAATGGTGAAGACTATGAGCGCAGCCCTGAAGATACCTCACTTCGGTTATTGTGATGAGATTGATTTGACTCAGCTTGTTGAGTTGCGAGAAGAGCTGAAACCTGTAGCACAAATCCGTGGAGTTAAGCTTTCCTTTATGCCTTTCTTCATAAAG GCAGCCTCTCTGGGGTTACTGCAGTATCCCATTCTTAACGCTTCCTTGGATGAAAGCTGTCAAAATGTCACATACAAG GCTTCGCACAACATTGGAGTTGCTATGGACACAGAGCAAGGTTTAATTGTCCcaaatgtgaaaaatgttcAAGTCTGTAGCATCTTTGAGATTGCTTCTGAATTAAATCGCCTGCAGTCCTTGGGCGCTGCAGGCCAACTGGGAACAAATGACCTCACTGGGGGAACGTTCACCCTTTCAAATATTGGCACA attGGTGGCACTTACACCAAACCAGTGATACTACCTCCTGAAGTAGCTATTGGAGCACTTGGAAAGATACAG GTTCTTCCTCGGTTTAATGGAAAAGGTGAAGTATTTAAAGCACAGATAATGAATGTGAGTTGGTCAGCTGATCACCGCATCATTGATGGAGCTACAATGGCCCGGTTTTCAAACTTGTGGAAATCTTACTTGGAGAACCCTGCTTCGATGCTGCTAGACCTTAAATAA